Proteins encoded by one window of Streptomyces sp. ALI-76-A:
- a CDS encoding PucR family transcriptional regulator gives MNGGSGSETRDGMRGGSGGTDSETRGGTESAAAGGADGGSGTHEAGITVRRALELPGLRSGLPEVLAGADRLRRTVRWVHAGEVPHIASLLKGGELLLTTGYGLGTRPADQRAFVRTLAERGIAALVVELGPRFTRLPAALVDTARATGLPLVQLHREVPFVTVTEEIHTEIVNGHYALLQRAEEVHRRCTEALLGGGGVPQVLGILADFSGNPVFLETPDGRLLYAAGAGPEGADPLQVWEGLRGQHKDAPPAGAVLVDVPGGGPGTGAVRARLVLLPVRAPLTPVHRMAAERAAGILAVVLMQARQEEELAARGRGDFLTDLAEGRIAAQDAPAQARVLGFKPGDSPLLPVVMHLGDGLSPAGGGWAVLARAVAEELASVGVPVLLGVRPVEGRVPLLLGLRAEPERSAVADRVAAALRAGVERAGLRRPGARPPVVVVGVAGGWAAASAGLRHAAQTATAAQGLSDRPWYDARRLDIDLLLWRLRDDPDLAAFVDRAIGPVRDHDSRSRPPLLPTLETYLAHAGRKAETARELHLNRQTLYNRLARIGELLGTDLDDPQTVLALSLALRARRLVP, from the coding sequence ATGAACGGCGGCAGTGGCAGCGAGACGCGCGATGGAATGCGCGGCGGAAGCGGCGGTACGGACAGCGAGACGCGCGGCGGTACGGAAAGCGCCGCGGCCGGCGGCGCGGACGGCGGATCCGGCACGCACGAGGCCGGGATCACCGTGCGGCGGGCGCTGGAGCTGCCCGGGCTGCGCAGCGGGCTGCCGGAGGTGCTGGCCGGCGCCGACCGGCTGCGGCGGACCGTCCGCTGGGTGCACGCGGGCGAGGTACCCCACATCGCCTCGCTGCTCAAGGGCGGCGAACTGCTGCTGACCACGGGTTACGGCCTCGGCACCCGCCCCGCCGACCAGCGCGCGTTCGTGCGCACCCTGGCCGAGCGCGGCATCGCGGCCCTGGTCGTCGAACTCGGCCCGCGCTTCACCCGCCTGCCCGCCGCGCTCGTCGACACGGCCCGCGCCACCGGCCTGCCCCTGGTCCAGCTGCACCGCGAGGTGCCGTTCGTCACGGTCACCGAGGAGATCCACACCGAGATCGTCAACGGCCACTACGCCCTGCTCCAGCGGGCGGAGGAGGTGCACCGCCGCTGTACGGAGGCGCTGCTGGGCGGCGGCGGAGTGCCGCAGGTCCTCGGCATCCTGGCCGACTTCAGCGGCAACCCGGTCTTCCTGGAGACACCGGACGGCCGGCTCCTGTACGCCGCCGGGGCGGGCCCCGAGGGCGCGGATCCGCTCCAGGTGTGGGAGGGGCTGCGCGGGCAGCACAAGGACGCCCCGCCGGCCGGCGCGGTCCTGGTGGACGTGCCCGGTGGCGGGCCGGGCACGGGGGCGGTGCGGGCCCGGCTGGTCCTGCTGCCCGTACGCGCGCCTCTCACGCCGGTGCACCGGATGGCCGCCGAGCGGGCCGCCGGCATCCTGGCCGTGGTCCTGATGCAGGCCCGTCAGGAGGAGGAGCTGGCGGCGCGGGGCCGGGGGGACTTCCTGACCGACCTCGCCGAGGGCCGGATCGCCGCGCAGGACGCGCCCGCGCAGGCGCGCGTGCTGGGCTTCAAGCCGGGGGACAGCCCGCTGCTGCCGGTGGTGATGCACCTCGGGGACGGCCTCTCCCCCGCCGGGGGCGGCTGGGCGGTCCTGGCGCGCGCGGTCGCGGAGGAGCTGGCGTCGGTGGGCGTGCCGGTCCTGTTGGGCGTACGGCCGGTCGAAGGACGGGTCCCGTTGCTCCTGGGCCTGCGGGCGGAGCCGGAGCGGTCCGCCGTGGCGGACCGGGTCGCGGCGGCGCTGCGGGCGGGGGTGGAGCGGGCCGGGCTGCGGCGGCCGGGGGCGCGGCCGCCGGTGGTGGTGGTCGGGGTGGCCGGCGGATGGGCGGCGGCCTCGGCGGGCCTCAGACACGCGGCACAGACCGCGACGGCGGCCCAGGGCCTGTCCGACCGCCCCTGGTACGACGCCCGCCGCCTGGACATCGACCTGCTGCTGTGGCGGCTGCGCGACGACCCTGACCTGGCCGCGTTCGTGGACCGTGCGATCGGCCCGGTCCGGGACCACGACAGCCGATCCAGACCGCCGCTGCTGCCCACCCTGGAGACCTACCTGGCGCACGCGGGCCGCAAGGCGGAGACGGCCCGCGAACTGCACCTCAACCGGCAGACGCTGTACAACCGCCTGGCCCGTATCGGGGAGTTGCTCGGCACGGACCTCGACGACCCGCAGACAGTCCTGGCGTTGAGCCTGGCCCTGCGCGCACGCCGGCTCGTCCCGTAG
- a CDS encoding glycosyltransferase family 4 protein produces MTPVSSHSPLGQSPLRTVQVLGGGHAGSSAHVRSLTSGLVARGVRVTVCAPVEADHTYDFTGAGAEHVHVPRSSDPASVAVLRQACTTADLVHAHGLHASFRAVLALSGRRTPLIVTWHDRAHAEGARAHFLRLLERRVVKAATVVLGTTSALVDRARRTGARDARLAAVALPGARRTPAAEPEDPDRLRPKVRAELGSTGRPLLMAVGSLDRPRGYDTLLDAARAWRRLDPVPLVVIAGEGPLRAALQQRIEEEGLPVRLVGRRDDIADLLAAADLALLPSSGEARSVLAQEALHARVPLVATDSGGIPELVGDAAELVPPGDAEAFADAVVRLLGDPGRQEALRDKGVRQAATWPTEDETVAQVLSVYDELTQPRPFI; encoded by the coding sequence GCTGCGCACCGTGCAGGTGCTCGGCGGAGGCCACGCCGGCAGCAGCGCGCACGTGCGCTCCCTGACCTCGGGGCTGGTGGCGCGGGGCGTGCGGGTCACCGTGTGCGCCCCCGTCGAGGCCGATCACACCTATGACTTCACGGGCGCCGGCGCCGAACACGTGCACGTGCCGCGCAGCAGCGATCCGGCCTCCGTGGCCGTGCTGCGGCAGGCGTGCACGACCGCCGACCTGGTGCACGCGCACGGACTGCACGCCTCCTTCCGGGCCGTGCTCGCGCTCAGCGGGCGGCGCACCCCGCTCATCGTCACCTGGCACGACCGCGCGCACGCCGAGGGGGCGCGGGCCCACTTCCTGCGCCTGCTGGAGCGGCGGGTGGTGAAGGCCGCCACCGTGGTGCTCGGCACCACCTCCGCGCTCGTGGACCGGGCCCGTCGCACGGGCGCGCGGGACGCGCGGCTGGCCGCCGTCGCGCTGCCCGGCGCTCGCAGGACCCCGGCCGCCGAGCCGGAGGACCCGGACCGGCTGCGGCCCAAGGTCCGGGCCGAACTCGGTTCCACCGGGCGCCCGTTGCTGATGGCGGTCGGCTCGCTCGACCGCCCGCGGGGCTACGACACGCTGCTGGACGCCGCGCGCGCGTGGCGCCGGCTCGACCCGGTGCCGCTGGTGGTGATCGCGGGGGAGGGCCCGCTGCGCGCCGCGTTGCAGCAGCGGATCGAGGAGGAGGGGCTGCCGGTCCGGCTCGTCGGGCGCCGGGACGACATCGCCGACCTGCTCGCCGCCGCCGACCTCGCCCTGCTGCCGAGCAGCGGGGAGGCGCGGTCCGTCCTGGCCCAGGAAGCCCTGCACGCGCGTGTGCCGCTCGTCGCCACCGACTCCGGCGGCATCCCCGAACTCGTCGGTGACGCGGCCGAACTCGTCCCTCCCGGTGACGCCGAGGCCTTCGCCGACGCGGTCGTACGGCTGCTCGGTGACCCCGGACGTCAGGAGGCGCTCAGGGACAAGGGCGTCCGGCAGGCGGCCACTTGGCCGACCGAGGACGAGACCGTCGCCCAGGTCCTCAGCGTCTACGACGAGTTGACCCAGCCGCGGCCGTTCATCTGA